A window from Musa acuminata AAA Group cultivar baxijiao chromosome BXJ3-10, Cavendish_Baxijiao_AAA, whole genome shotgun sequence encodes these proteins:
- the LOC135651316 gene encoding agamous-like MADS-box protein AGL80 has protein sequence MARKKVKLAWIANDSTRRVTFKKRRRGLIKKVSELATLCDVKACLILYGAQEQHPSVWPSFHEAARVLNEFRSMPEMEQCKKMMNQEGFLFQRIAKLQEQLRKQERENRELETSLLMYEGLAGRSLHDVGIEDATSLAWMVEMKTQLVYERMEHIRKEHLASREVEPKMHVPQTVAMEKTPMQVAMEELQRQSWFVEVGSTSDQKVKFGSGDEVLPPYNAHCSPWLDPYFPLN, from the coding sequence ATGGCTCGGAAGAAGGTAAAACTTGCATGGATTGCCAATGACTCCACGAGGAGGGTCACCttcaagaagaggaggaggggttTGATAAAGAAGGTCAGCGAGCTCGCCACGCTCTGCGACGTCAAGGCGTGCTTGATCTTGTACGGGGCGCAGGAGCAGCACCCCTCGGTGTGGCCCTCCTTCCATGAGGCCGCACGCGTGCTCAATGAATTCAGGAGCATGCCGGAGATGGAGCAGTGCAAGAAGATGATGAACCAGGAAGGGTTCCTGTTCCAACGCATCGCCAAACTGCAGGAGCAGCTCCGCAAGCAAGAACGCGAGAATCGCGAGCTCGAGACGTCGCTGCTCATGTACGAGGGACTCGCCGGGAGGAGCCTGCACGATGTCGGCATCGAGGACGCGACAAGCCTCGCGTGGATGGTGGAAATGAAGACGCAGCTCGTGTACGAAAGGATGGAGCATATTAGGAAGGAGCACTTGGCCTCCCGGGAAGTTGAGCCGAAGATGCACGTCCCACAAACGGTGGCGATGGAGAAGACTCCGATGCAGGTGGCGATGGAGGAACTTCAAAGGCAGAGCTGGTTCGTGGAAGTTGGGAGCACAAGTGATCAGAAAGTGAAGTTCGGCAGCGGGGACGAAGTGCTGCCACCCTACAACGCCCACTGCAGCCCGTGGCTTGATCCTTACTTCCCTTTGAATTAA